One stretch of Microvirga lotononidis DNA includes these proteins:
- a CDS encoding 3-hydroxybutyryl-CoA dehydrogenase, translated as MGIEIKTVGVVGSGQMGSGIAHVCSLAGLNVRLNDLSEDRINAGLATINGNMARQVSKGVITDADRQAALERIKPARTYDDLAVCDIVIEAATENEEVKRKIFTNLSPSLRPDALLATNTSSISITRLAAATDRPERFIGIHFMNPVPVMQLVELIRGIATEDHTYESAKEFIAKLGKTSTVSEDFPAFIVNRILLPMINEAIYTLYEGVGSVEAIDTAMRLGANHPMGPLQLADFIGLDTCLSIMQVLHEGLADSKYRPCPLLVKYVEAGWLGRKTKRGFYDYRGEKPVPTR; from the coding sequence ATGGGCATAGAGATCAAAACGGTTGGCGTTGTCGGATCCGGGCAGATGGGCAGCGGTATCGCCCATGTCTGCTCGCTCGCGGGATTGAACGTCCGGCTGAACGATCTCTCCGAAGATCGGATCAATGCCGGCCTCGCCACGATCAATGGCAACATGGCGCGCCAGGTCTCCAAGGGCGTCATCACCGATGCCGACCGGCAGGCCGCGCTCGAGCGGATCAAGCCGGCCCGCACCTACGACGACCTAGCCGTCTGCGATATCGTCATCGAGGCTGCGACCGAGAACGAGGAGGTGAAGCGCAAGATCTTCACCAATCTCAGCCCCTCGCTCCGCCCCGACGCGCTGCTCGCCACCAACACGTCGTCGATCTCGATCACCCGCCTCGCCGCCGCGACCGACCGGCCGGAGCGGTTCATCGGCATCCACTTCATGAACCCGGTCCCGGTGATGCAGCTCGTCGAGCTTATCCGCGGCATCGCGACCGAGGACCATACCTACGAATCCGCCAAGGAATTCATCGCCAAGCTCGGCAAGACCTCGACCGTCTCCGAGGATTTCCCCGCCTTCATCGTCAACCGCATCCTGCTGCCGATGATCAACGAGGCGATCTACACCCTCTACGAGGGCGTGGGCTCGGTCGAAGCCATCGACACGGCCATGCGGCTCGGCGCGAACCATCCCATGGGCCCGCTGCAGCTGGCCGATTTCATCGGCCTGGATACCTGCCTGTCGATCATGCAGGTGCTGCACGAGGGCCTCGCCGATTCCAAGTACCGCCCCTGCCCACTTCTGGTGAAGTACGTCGAGGCCGGCTGGCTCGGCCGGAAGACCAAGCGCGGGTTCTACGATTATCGCGGCGAGAAGCCGGTCCCGACCCGCTGA
- a CDS encoding adenylate/guanylate cyclase domain-containing protein → MEPDAMRIERRLAAILAADIAGYSRLMAQDEAGTLRALTSHRDIMDRLIADYGGRIANTAGDSVLAEFPSAVDAVRCAAQVQETLAAANQDRPEDKRLQFRIGVHVGDVMVRGGDLLGEGVNIAARLESIAAPGGLCISDTAYGYVRKAISLPFADLGPQTLKNIDEPVRAYALGPSSSIPSRTASATSRSAPEKPSIAVLPFSNMSGDPDQEYFADGIVEDVTTALSRVRWLFVIARNSSFTYKNKSVDARQIGRELGVRYLLEGSIRKAGPRVRISGQLLEAATGAHLWADRFDGEISEIFELQDRITTSVVAAVEPSLRLAEIERARRKPTDNLDAYDLYLRALPAINVYSRAGFEEAEGLLRRAVALDPTYADALAALAECLVRMNVNGWAADKQASTIEACELAGRAIAADPENAAVLAVAAWAYSTLGVRFEQSLDLANRALALHPNSVHVRSFCGWVYHYFGDSLRAIEQFEEARRMNPVEPKGYFPMLGLAAAHLFAGHFEETVNLTSRILVEIPTHNVARRYLAAALAHLGRIEEAQAVIAELLKAQPTSSLRTSRSTGFHHPRMADLYITGLEKAGLPE, encoded by the coding sequence ATGGAACCGGACGCCATGCGGATCGAACGCAGGCTGGCGGCCATCTTGGCCGCCGACATAGCCGGCTATTCCCGGCTCATGGCCCAGGATGAGGCTGGCACGTTGCGGGCCCTGACCTCTCATCGTGACATCATGGACCGACTCATTGCCGATTACGGCGGGCGGATCGCCAACACCGCGGGCGACAGCGTCCTGGCCGAGTTCCCAAGCGCTGTCGACGCGGTCCGATGCGCCGCCCAGGTGCAGGAGACCCTCGCAGCCGCCAATCAGGACAGGCCCGAGGACAAGCGCCTCCAGTTCCGGATCGGGGTGCATGTCGGCGACGTGATGGTGCGCGGCGGCGACCTGCTGGGCGAGGGGGTCAATATCGCCGCTCGGCTGGAGAGCATCGCTGCGCCAGGTGGCCTCTGCATCTCGGATACGGCCTATGGCTATGTGCGAAAGGCCATCTCCCTCCCGTTCGCCGATCTTGGGCCGCAGACACTGAAGAACATCGACGAGCCCGTTCGAGCCTATGCTCTGGGGCCCAGTTCATCCATTCCGTCTCGGACAGCATCCGCCACATCACGCTCCGCTCCCGAAAAGCCCTCGATCGCGGTGCTCCCGTTCAGCAACATGAGCGGCGACCCGGACCAGGAGTACTTCGCCGACGGCATCGTGGAGGACGTCACCACGGCCTTGAGCCGGGTCCGGTGGCTCTTTGTCATCGCCCGGAACTCGTCCTTCACCTACAAGAACAAGTCCGTCGACGCGCGCCAGATCGGCCGCGAGCTCGGCGTTCGTTACCTCCTGGAAGGCTCGATCCGCAAGGCCGGTCCGCGTGTCCGGATCTCGGGCCAGCTGCTGGAAGCCGCCACGGGCGCACACCTGTGGGCTGACCGCTTCGATGGCGAGATCTCGGAGATTTTCGAACTCCAGGATCGCATCACCACAAGCGTCGTCGCGGCCGTCGAGCCGAGCCTCCGGCTGGCGGAAATCGAACGGGCACGGCGCAAGCCGACCGACAATCTCGATGCCTACGACTTGTATCTACGCGCGCTCCCGGCCATCAACGTCTACTCCCGAGCGGGTTTCGAGGAGGCCGAAGGTCTACTGCGCAGGGCCGTGGCTCTCGACCCGACCTATGCGGATGCGCTTGCGGCCCTCGCTGAATGTCTCGTTCGCATGAATGTCAACGGATGGGCTGCGGACAAGCAGGCTAGCACCATCGAAGCCTGCGAACTGGCGGGACGGGCGATCGCGGCCGATCCTGAGAATGCGGCGGTCCTTGCCGTCGCGGCCTGGGCCTATTCCACCCTGGGCGTCCGCTTCGAACAATCGCTTGACCTCGCCAACCGGGCGCTAGCCCTTCACCCGAATTCGGTTCATGTGCGCTCGTTCTGTGGATGGGTATACCACTACTTCGGGGACAGCCTGCGGGCCATCGAGCAGTTCGAAGAGGCGCGACGGATGAACCCGGTCGAGCCAAAAGGTTATTTCCCGATGCTCGGTCTGGCGGCGGCGCACCTGTTCGCGGGTCATTTCGAGGAGACGGTCAACTTGACCAGCCGCATCCTGGTTGAGATTCCAACCCACAATGTCGCGCGCCGCTACCTTGCGGCGGCACTCGCACATCTTGGCCGCATCGAGGAGGCTCAGGCGGTTATCGCCGAGCTTCTGAAGGCGCAACCCACCTCGAGCCTGCGCACGTCCCGCAGCACCGGCTTCCACCATCCCCGCATGGCCGACCTCTACATCACAGGACTGGAAAAGGCCGGCCTGCCGGAGTGA
- a CDS encoding 2Fe-2S iron-sulfur cluster-binding protein, with protein sequence MPIRINGTEADLPADARVSLLDLLRETLNLHGTKKGCNQGACGACTVLVDGERIVSCLALAIQYDGRDITTIEGLAGEHGLHPLQQAFIDHDGFQCGYCTPGQICSAIGMASELKRGVPSHVTGDLTTGQIALTREELAERMSGNLCRCGAHNGIVDAITEVYAKDLA encoded by the coding sequence ATGCCGATACGGATCAATGGAACCGAGGCTGATCTTCCGGCCGATGCGCGTGTGTCGCTGCTCGACCTGCTGCGCGAGACGCTGAATCTTCACGGCACCAAGAAGGGATGTAACCAGGGGGCATGCGGTGCCTGCACCGTTCTCGTCGATGGCGAGCGCATCGTCTCCTGCTTGGCGCTCGCGATTCAGTATGACGGGCGCGACATCACCACGATCGAAGGCCTCGCGGGCGAACACGGATTGCACCCTTTGCAGCAGGCGTTCATCGATCATGACGGGTTCCAGTGCGGCTATTGTACGCCGGGTCAGATCTGCTCTGCGATCGGCATGGCATCGGAGCTGAAACGTGGCGTTCCGAGCCACGTCACGGGCGACCTGACGACCGGGCAGATCGCGCTCACGCGCGAAGAGTTGGCCGAGCGGATGAGCGGCAATCTGTGCCGCTGCGGCGCGCACAACGGCATCGTCGATGCGATCACCGAAGTGTATGCAAAGGATCTTGCATGA
- a CDS encoding FAD binding domain-containing protein, whose product MIPVTYFRAADAADALRHGAATGAKYLGGGTNLVDLMRETVEQPAALVDVTGLSGAIESRDDGSLLIGAEARNTAVAEHRLVRERYPVLARAILAGASAQIRNMATVGGNILQRTRCTYFYDSDGSRCNKRTPGQGCDAIDGFNRMHAILGASHSCVATHPSDMCVALAALDAVVHLKSAAGERTLPLTELHRLPEGRPDIETILTPGELITAVELPALPPSIRSTYRKVRDRASYAFALISVAAALEVENNTIKHVRLALGGVAHKPWRARKAEVLLQGQPAIEQSFRAAAEAELADAVPLRDNGFKIELAKRTITAVLGELARGSA is encoded by the coding sequence ATGATTCCGGTCACCTATTTCCGAGCTGCCGACGCGGCCGATGCGCTGCGCCACGGAGCCGCAACCGGCGCCAAATATCTGGGCGGCGGCACCAATCTCGTCGACCTGATGCGTGAGACGGTGGAGCAGCCGGCGGCGCTCGTGGACGTCACAGGCCTGTCCGGTGCCATAGAGAGTCGCGACGATGGCAGCTTGCTGATCGGCGCCGAGGCCCGGAACACGGCCGTTGCCGAACACCGCCTCGTTCGCGAGCGTTATCCCGTGCTCGCCCGTGCCATCCTGGCAGGGGCTTCGGCCCAGATCCGCAACATGGCGACCGTGGGCGGCAATATCCTTCAGCGCACGCGCTGCACCTATTTCTATGACAGTGACGGGTCGCGCTGCAACAAGCGCACGCCCGGTCAAGGCTGCGACGCGATCGACGGATTCAATCGGATGCACGCGATCCTGGGCGCCTCGCACTCCTGCGTCGCCACGCATCCGTCGGACATGTGCGTGGCTCTGGCCGCACTCGACGCCGTGGTGCATCTCAAGAGCGCGGCAGGCGAGCGGACATTGCCTCTGACCGAGCTGCACCGCTTGCCCGAGGGAAGACCGGATATCGAGACGATCCTCACTCCGGGCGAGCTGATCACCGCAGTCGAGCTACCGGCCCTGCCGCCATCGATCCGCTCTACCTACCGCAAGGTTCGCGACAGAGCATCCTATGCCTTTGCCTTGATCTCGGTCGCGGCGGCGCTCGAGGTGGAAAACAACACGATCAAGCACGTGCGCCTTGCCCTGGGCGGCGTCGCACACAAACCGTGGCGCGCACGGAAAGCGGAAGTGCTGCTCCAGGGCCAGCCGGCAATCGAGCAGAGCTTCCGCGCCGCCGCGGAGGCGGAACTGGCCGATGCCGTCCCGCTTCGCGACAACGGGTTCAAGATCGAACTCGCAAAGCGCACCATCACGGCCGTCCTGGGCGAACTGGCGAGAGGCTCCGCATGA